Proteins co-encoded in one Arachis hypogaea cultivar Tifrunner chromosome 13, arahy.Tifrunner.gnm2.J5K5, whole genome shotgun sequence genomic window:
- the LOC140177585 gene encoding uncharacterized protein translates to MIESQRLYEIRMKQSTIRGEVLQGIEEAMCHGDDEASSIGTRIILPSSFTGGRRYMFNRCQDAMAICKHFGYPDLFLTIMCNPNWPEFQRFMEREQIPIADRPDISCRVFHAKLKCLLSDLKEGVFFGPLNAGMYTIEFQKRGLPHTHMLLWLNGESNLQSVEIVDEFICAELPNPQKFPSLYNVVTKYMIHGPCGRLRPSSPCMKDGKCSKFYPKRFVDQMSFDEDGYPIYRRRNMGVTVKINDVDIDNRFVVPYNLLLLMKYQAHINLEFCNKSNVIKYLFKYVNKGPDRVTVTVGETYDVGESSQVVDEIKQYYDCRYLSSSESMWRIFAYDIHQRWPSVQRLTFHLPNQQHVVFDDADSTTHVYLRNKDLLTMFTGWMMANRRFSEGRSITYVEYPGKLVYCLRSREWKPRQRGFSIGRLSFAHPSSGELFYMS, encoded by the exons ATGATTGAGTCCCAGAGGTTGTATGAGATTAGAATGAAGCAAAGTACAATTAGAGGAGAAGTCCTTCAAGGAATAGAGGAGGCTATGTGTCATGGCGATGACGAAGCTTCTTCAATTGGGACACGAATCATTTTGCCTTCCTCCTTCACTGGTGGTAGACGTTATATGTTTAACCGTTGTCAGGATGCCATGGCGATTTGTAAACATTTTGGGTATCCAGATTTATTCCTCACTATTATGTGTAATCCAAATTGGCCTGAGTTTCAGCGGTTCATGGAGCGAGAGCAAATTCCCATCGCTGATCGTCCTGATATCTCTTGTCGTGTCTTTCATGCCAAGTTGAAGTGCCTCCTTAGCGATCTCAAGGAAGGTGTGTTTTTTGGTCCACTTAATGCAG gtaTGTATACTATTGAGTTCCAAAAAAGAGGTCTACCGCATACACACATGTTACTCTGGCTTAACGGGGAAAGCAACTTACAAAGTGTTGAAATTGTTGATGAATTCATTTGTGCCGAGCTACCCAATCCCCAGAAATTTCCATCTCTTTATAATGTCGTCACCAAGTACATGATCCATGGTCCCTGTGGTCGACTTAGACCGAGTTCTCCTTGCATGAAAGATGGTAAGTGCTCAAAATTTTATCCGAAAAGATTCGTTGACCAAATGAGCTTTGATGAAGATGGCTATCCAATATATAGACGTCGTAATATGGGTGTCACAGTGAAGATCAACGATGTCGATATCGACAACAGATTTGTTGTGCCCTATAATCTACTATTGTTAATGAAATATCAAGCTCACATAAATCTCGAGTTCTGTAACAAGTCAAACGTCATTAAGTATCTTTTTAAGTATGTTAATAAGGGTCCGGATCGGGTGACTGTAACTGTTGGAGAAACATATGATGTTGGTGAATCTTCTCAGGTGGTTGATGAGATCAAACAGTATTACGATTGTCGTTATTTGTCATCGTCTGAATCCATGTGGAGAATTTTTGCTTACGATATTCATCAAAGATGGCCGTCGGTACAGAGGTTGACTTTTCACTTGCCGAACCAGCAACATGTTGTATTCGATGATGCTGATAGCACTACTCATGTTTATTTGCGCAACAAAGATTTGCTGACGATGTTTACGGGTTGGATGATGGCCAACAGGCGGTTCTCGGAGGGGCGGTCTATAACATATGTTGAATATCCAGGAAAACTTGTCTATTGTTTGAGGAGCAGGGAGTGGAAGCCAAGACAGAGGGGATTCTCAATTGGAAGATTGAGTTTTGCTCATCCCTCATCTGGTGAACTTTTCTACATGAGTTGA